A portion of the Paenibacillus sp. PvR098 genome contains these proteins:
- a CDS encoding YerC/YecD family TrpR-related protein, with amino-acid sequence MQLKKLNDKAIDQLFEAVLTLKDIEECYVFFDDLCTVNEIQSLSQRLEVARMLRKGNTYNQIEAETGASTATISRVKRCLNYGNDGYKMTLERLGR; translated from the coding sequence ATGCAATTGAAAAAATTAAACGATAAAGCGATCGACCAACTATTCGAGGCGGTTTTGACACTTAAGGATATAGAAGAATGCTATGTGTTTTTTGACGATTTGTGTACGGTGAACGAGATTCAATCACTATCCCAACGGCTTGAAGTAGCGCGAATGCTGCGCAAAGGCAACACGTATAATCAGATCGAAGCGGAAACCGGAGCCAGCACGGCGACCATCTCCCGGGTGAAGCGATGCCTCAATTACGGCAATGACGGTTACAAAATGACGCTGGAGCGGCTTGGGCGTTAA
- a CDS encoding GapA-binding peptide SR1P has protein sequence MERSFSVNELHLGTILCKHCQQIIGTQETRKVTVYYSECQSDNCVSQGLSSTASQPITPTVKAAII, from the coding sequence GTGGAAAGAAGCTTTAGTGTAAACGAACTGCATCTCGGAACGATTCTTTGTAAGCATTGCCAACAAATCATAGGAACGCAGGAAACTCGTAAAGTTACGGTGTATTATAGTGAATGTCAATCCGACAATTGTGTAAGCCAGGGGCTATCATCTACCGCTTCACAGCCCATTACGCCTACAGTGAAAGCTGCAATTATATAA
- the gap gene encoding type I glyceraldehyde-3-phosphate dehydrogenase has protein sequence MAGTLGVSGVGRIGRLLIRRAFERSEDGMGLRAINSAYPAGTIAHLLKYDTVHGTWKADVREEGDELIINGRRIRIVSERDPEAIPWKDLGVDIAIDATGKFNDKEGATKHLNAGARKVIITAPGKRMDLTVVMGVNDDKYDAEKHTLLSAASCTTNCVAPVLHVLDSAFQVKSGWMTTVHSYTNDQKHMDNPHSDLRRARACTQSIIPTSTGVGKALVDVLPHLAPLVNGIAVRVPTPDVSLVDLTVQVNRPVDIHEVQQAFIKAAEGPMGPILGYSDEPLVSTDFIGCDKSAVIDGQSIMTASDQIKVLAWYDNEWGYASRVMDLASTVSESMNKERVESWKEALV, from the coding sequence ATGGCAGGGACGTTAGGCGTTAGTGGGGTGGGACGTATCGGCAGGCTATTGATCAGACGCGCTTTTGAGCGAAGTGAAGACGGGATGGGACTGAGAGCGATCAATTCCGCGTATCCGGCCGGTACCATTGCTCATCTGTTAAAATACGACACTGTACATGGAACGTGGAAAGCGGATGTGCGTGAGGAAGGCGACGAACTGATCATTAACGGACGCCGCATACGAATCGTGTCTGAACGCGACCCTGAAGCGATTCCTTGGAAAGATCTTGGTGTAGATATTGCTATAGATGCAACAGGCAAGTTCAACGACAAAGAGGGCGCAACGAAGCATTTGAACGCCGGCGCGCGCAAAGTCATTATCACCGCACCGGGCAAACGGATGGACTTGACGGTTGTTATGGGAGTCAACGACGATAAGTATGATGCCGAGAAACATACGCTGCTGTCCGCCGCATCCTGCACGACCAACTGTGTGGCTCCCGTACTGCATGTGCTGGATTCAGCGTTTCAGGTGAAGAGTGGCTGGATGACGACGGTTCATTCATATACGAACGACCAGAAGCATATGGATAATCCGCATAGTGATTTACGTCGGGCTCGCGCCTGCACGCAATCGATCATCCCCACCAGTACGGGTGTTGGCAAAGCGCTTGTCGATGTGCTTCCGCACTTGGCGCCGCTCGTCAACGGTATTGCTGTTCGGGTCCCGACACCGGATGTGTCGCTCGTCGATCTCACCGTACAAGTGAATCGCCCGGTTGATATCCATGAGGTACAACAGGCCTTCATCAAAGCGGCTGAAGGACCGATGGGGCCGATTCTGGGATACAGCGACGAACCGCTTGTCTCCACCGATTTCATCGGATGCGATAAGTCCGCCGTCATCGACGGGCAATCGATCATGACGGCATCAGATCAAATTAAAGTGCTCGCTTGGTACGATAATGAATGGGGCTATGCGAGCCGGGTTATGGATTTGGCTTCTACTGTTTCTGAATCTATGAATAAGGAGCGTGTTGAATCGTGGAAAGAAGCTTTAGTGTAA
- a CDS encoding ThuA domain-containing protein — translation MSQKLKVTVWNEFRHELENEEVRAIYPEGIHKAIGEGLGTDVEISFATLDEPEHGLTEERLNHTDVLIWWGHKAHDDVQDAIVDRVHQRVLHGMGLIVLHSGHFSKVFKKLMGTSCDLKWREAGEKERIWVVSPGHPIVEGIGEYFELPEEEMYGEHFDIPQPEELILMSWFEGGEVFRSGCTYSRGQGKIFYFRPGHETYPTYYNEQVRRVIRNGVQWAAPTTREYPKYGNHKPLETIKEKSKV, via the coding sequence ATGAGTCAAAAGCTGAAAGTTACCGTTTGGAACGAATTCCGTCATGAATTAGAGAACGAAGAAGTACGCGCCATCTATCCGGAGGGCATTCATAAAGCAATCGGCGAAGGTCTGGGAACGGATGTTGAAATCTCCTTCGCGACGTTGGATGAGCCGGAGCACGGCTTAACCGAGGAGAGGCTGAACCACACAGATGTCCTCATTTGGTGGGGACACAAAGCGCACGACGATGTCCAAGACGCCATTGTCGATCGCGTCCATCAGCGGGTGCTGCACGGTATGGGGCTGATTGTACTGCACTCGGGTCATTTCTCGAAGGTGTTCAAAAAGCTGATGGGCACCTCCTGCGATCTCAAGTGGCGCGAGGCCGGCGAGAAAGAGCGCATTTGGGTCGTTTCTCCGGGACATCCGATCGTGGAAGGCATCGGAGAATATTTTGAGCTGCCGGAAGAGGAAATGTACGGCGAGCACTTCGATATTCCGCAACCTGAAGAGCTGATCCTGATGAGCTGGTTCGAAGGCGGCGAAGTATTCCGCAGCGGCTGCACGTACTCCCGCGGCCAAGGCAAAATCTTCTACTTCCGTCCGGGTCACGAAACGTATCCGACCTATTACAACGAGCAGGTGCGCCGCGTGATCCGCAACGGCGTGCAGTGGGCCGCCCCGACGACCCGCGAATATCCAAAATACGGCAACCATAAGCCTTTGGAGACGATCAAAGAAAAGAGCAAGGTATAA
- a CDS encoding AraC family transcriptional regulator produces MSREAINIDAINEEVIYQNPLLFLKIWEIHVGSPFFGIPETWPWHYHKEVEFLAVTEGHLGIQTKHDYYLLGPGDVLLLGSSQLHRTHKNSAEELRYVVFQVDLSQHFDQSTMPYLHCFSELTQPLGTMNYIFQENEAARRETFSFITDIFDESQTRQRGYEMAISSAIKRLMLLMMRSDTRGMLRGSDESELMRLRPALDYVDRHLGEKIAVEDVCSLLNLSYHYFIKYFKKAMGLSFVDYVNYKRVKKAERLLLTRDLSIMEVGFEVGIPNMAQFYKLFKRHNHCSPKEFKQRMRGGAGLGGSTMQAQT; encoded by the coding sequence ATGAGCAGGGAAGCCATAAATATCGATGCGATTAACGAAGAGGTCATATACCAGAACCCTCTGCTGTTCTTAAAAATATGGGAGATTCACGTCGGATCCCCTTTTTTCGGCATACCCGAGACGTGGCCTTGGCATTATCATAAAGAGGTCGAGTTTCTTGCCGTGACGGAAGGGCATCTCGGCATTCAAACCAAACACGACTACTACCTCCTCGGTCCTGGAGACGTACTGCTGCTCGGCTCTTCGCAGCTGCATCGCACGCATAAGAACAGCGCTGAGGAGCTTCGTTATGTCGTATTCCAGGTCGATTTGTCCCAGCACTTCGATCAGAGCACGATGCCTTATTTACACTGCTTCTCAGAGCTGACGCAGCCGCTGGGGACGATGAATTATATCTTCCAGGAGAATGAAGCCGCCCGACGGGAGACGTTCTCCTTCATAACGGACATCTTCGATGAATCGCAGACCCGGCAGCGGGGATACGAAATGGCCATCAGCTCGGCCATCAAGCGGCTGATGCTCTTGATGATGCGCAGCGACACCCGCGGCATGCTTCGCGGCTCTGATGAAAGCGAGCTGATGCGTCTGCGGCCGGCGCTCGATTACGTTGACCGTCATCTTGGCGAGAAGATCGCCGTGGAGGATGTTTGCAGCCTGCTGAATCTGAGCTACCATTATTTCATCAAATATTTCAAGAAGGCGATGGGTCTGTCATTCGTCGATTACGTCAACTACAAGCGCGTCAAAAAGGCCGAGCGCTTGCTGCTGACCCGCGATCTCAGCATCATGGAGGTTGGCTTCGAGGTCGGCATCCCGAATATGGCACAGTTCTACAAGCTGTTCAAGCGCCATAACCACTGCTCTCCGAAGGAGTTCAAGCAGCGCATGCGCGGCGGTGCCGGCCTCGGCGGGAGCACAATGCAAGCCCAGACATAA
- a CDS encoding DUF2306 domain-containing protein: MLLFTIVKFLHVLAGFTALAIFWVPIVTPKGGKAHVRFGWIYVGAMGTVAVSASYMGVWRIVFDPERNTESISFAWFLIFIAILSAATAWYGLRVLRFKRRADAHRHPLEIALPALLLLSGIGISAYGFYLGFPLLAYFPIVGIFLGSTQLAYWLRRPKQRMHWWFEHISGMMGCCIATITAFTVFGAPRLLNLSSVSPIVWFVPTLVLVPVIIAMNIHYRKTFAK, translated from the coding sequence ATGCTATTATTCACCATAGTTAAATTCCTGCACGTGCTGGCCGGCTTTACGGCGCTGGCTATTTTTTGGGTCCCGATCGTTACTCCCAAAGGCGGTAAGGCGCACGTCCGGTTCGGCTGGATTTATGTCGGCGCAATGGGAACAGTGGCAGTGAGCGCTTCGTATATGGGGGTTTGGCGCATCGTCTTCGATCCGGAGCGGAATACGGAATCGATCTCGTTCGCCTGGTTCTTAATCTTCATCGCCATCCTCAGTGCGGCTACCGCATGGTACGGACTTCGGGTGCTTCGCTTCAAACGGAGAGCAGATGCCCACCGGCATCCGCTCGAGATTGCGCTCCCCGCCCTTTTGTTATTGTCCGGCATCGGAATCAGCGCATATGGTTTTTATTTAGGCTTTCCTCTACTTGCTTATTTTCCGATCGTCGGCATCTTCCTCGGTTCGACTCAGCTCGCCTACTGGCTGCGTCGCCCGAAGCAGCGGATGCATTGGTGGTTTGAGCATATCAGCGGTATGATGGGCTGCTGCATCGCAACCATCACCGCGTTTACCGTCTTCGGGGCGCCGCGTTTGCTGAACCTCAGCTCCGTATCTCCGATCGTGTGGTTCGTGCCGACCCTTGTACTCGTACCGGTCATTATCGCCATGAATATTCATTACCGCAAAACATTTGCAAAATAA
- a CDS encoding GAF domain-containing protein has product MEDEANRLQEMKDLQIVDTDFEEAFDRITYTVSKIFHVPTCLISFVTDDRQWFKSCIGLPEDLEPSRSTERKLSFCQYVVATKNIVVVNDARTHPWFSKNPLVEEYNLLFYAGAPIVTKQGNILGSLCIIDSNPREFSFEQQVILNNLSNWVAAELELRKKNLADGISSRSEKIISIASAKKAASLSNTVASRMAMSGEEAELFERATEEICTNLWLYYKKPFVVYWNIHENQLVFVIHYDFPDIFIQETLHEIQGMDTMKKVMDEIITTDTTKKYEIRFRKKIRNVNAAFQA; this is encoded by the coding sequence ATGGAGGATGAAGCAAATCGTCTTCAGGAAATGAAGGATTTGCAAATTGTAGATACCGATTTCGAGGAAGCCTTTGATCGTATTACTTATACCGTGAGCAAAATATTTCATGTGCCCACATGTTTAATATCATTCGTGACCGATGATCGCCAATGGTTTAAATCATGCATTGGTTTGCCTGAAGACTTGGAACCATCACGCTCAACGGAAAGAAAATTATCTTTTTGCCAATACGTTGTGGCCACTAAAAACATCGTCGTGGTTAACGATGCACGTACTCATCCATGGTTCTCCAAAAACCCGCTCGTTGAAGAGTATAACCTGCTTTTTTATGCAGGCGCTCCGATCGTTACCAAGCAAGGAAATATACTAGGGTCCCTTTGCATTATTGATAGTAACCCGCGGGAATTCAGCTTCGAGCAGCAGGTGATTCTCAATAACCTGAGCAATTGGGTTGCGGCAGAGCTTGAACTTCGCAAGAAAAACCTTGCCGATGGCATATCGAGCCGCAGTGAAAAGATTATAAGTATAGCTTCCGCAAAAAAAGCCGCCTCACTTTCAAACACAGTAGCCAGCAGAATGGCCATGTCAGGAGAAGAGGCTGAACTCTTTGAAAGAGCCACGGAAGAAATATGCACCAATCTGTGGTTGTACTATAAAAAACCATTTGTTGTCTATTGGAATATTCATGAAAATCAACTCGTGTTTGTCATTCATTATGATTTTCCTGATATATTCATCCAAGAAACATTGCATGAAATACAAGGCATGGATACGATGAAAAAAGTGATGGATGAAATTATCACGACCGATACCACTAAAAAATACGAAATCAGGTTTCGAAAGAAAATCCGAAATGTAAATGCAGCTTTTCAAGCCTAA
- a CDS encoding GlsB/YeaQ/YmgE family stress response membrane protein: MLSLIITIVMAIIIGAIGSAIAPGAMPGGIIGAMIAGFVGAWIGTLLLGSWGPVIGGFAILPAIIGAALFVFLLGLLARGFNRTA; this comes from the coding sequence ATGTTAAGCTTAATCATCACGATTGTTATGGCCATAATTATTGGAGCAATTGGTTCGGCCATTGCACCAGGAGCGATGCCAGGAGGAATTATCGGGGCAATGATCGCCGGATTTGTCGGGGCTTGGATCGGTACTCTACTGCTCGGTTCTTGGGGTCCTGTCATCGGCGGGTTTGCCATCTTACCTGCCATCATAGGTGCAGCGTTGTTCGTCTTCCTGCTTGGACTGTTAGCTCGAGGCTTCAATCGCACTGCTTAA